One part of the Triticum urartu cultivar G1812 unplaced genomic scaffold, Tu2.1 TuUngrouped_contig_7495, whole genome shotgun sequence genome encodes these proteins:
- the LOC125531570 gene encoding glutamic acid-rich protein-like, with the protein MMTSGSRSDAFNQSHVSDHERRLNELKYKVREVNLPQMECINVMKQMKTEASNRDKLKHFTMNSGAEGDVDLRSHEGSGEETESEDGEDGAEHGDETESEDEEGESGQEDEHEEEEEVRQEQEQTHEVVEKTRRGPTHMRRFWKEHDVDNKINLKFNRFGQPCGLKTCKLTNFIGTLVKGKEMSLAAQNWSKVPKLEKEKLWGSIQAFFNIDESYKRWVLRSASKKWKDFKVVLKRKYYKADLSRARNILNGCDNRIPIGQWEWLVKHWRTEKAKEKSERNKATRASQLEGCNGTHTAGSRSFAVVLDQMNSRAEEDVDLRSHEGSGEETESEDGEDGAEHGDETESEDEEGESGQEDEHEEEEEVRQEQEQTHEVVEKTRRGPTHMRRFWKEHDVDNKINLKFNRFGQPCGLKTCKLTNFIGTLVKGKEMSLAAQNWSKVPKLEKEKLWGSVQAFFNIDESYKRWVLRSASKKWKDFKVVLKRKYYKADLSRARNILNGCDNRIPIGQWEWLVKHWRTEKAKEMVEGREIGRAELYVVTHTKNNGYPVNQQSGVKMDEIKKRIREDPSLIGEEARNGDLYSSIFPKGKKGRPSGLGLLVDGVASERLAQVEAELHSQHGRRVNGESIPRDRTYVVDDQNPRAKATHAGCC; encoded by the exons ATGATGACTTCGGGATCAAGATCTGATGCATTCAATCAGTCCCATGTGTCTGACCATGAACGAAGACTGAATGAGCTGAAATATAAAGTCAGAGAAGTTAATCTACCACAAATGGAATGCATCAATGTTATGAAACAAATGAAAACAGAAGCTTCAAACAGGGATAAATTAAAACACTTCACTATG AATTCCGGAGCTGAAGGAGATGTTGACTTAAGGAGCCATGAGGGAAGTGGTGAGGAAACTGAATCAGAAGATGGAGAAGATGGCGCTGAACATGGTGATGAAACTGAATCGGAAGATGAAGAAGGTGAGTCTGGACAAGAAGATgaacatgaagaagaagaggaagttCGACAAGAACAGGAGCAAACACATG AAGTTGTAGAGAAGACTAGAAGAGGACCTACTCACATGAGGCGCTTCTGGAAAGAACATGATGTTGATAACAAGATCAATTTGAAGTTCAACAGATTTGGTCAGCCATGTGGTTTGAAGACTTGCAAGCTGACAAATTTTATTGGAACCCTAGTGAAAGGAAAAGAAATGTCCTTAGCTGCTCAAAACTGGAGCAAAGTACCAAAGTTAGAGAAAGAAAAGTTGTGGGGTTCTATCCAG GCTTTTTTCAACATTGATGAGTCATACAAAAGATGGGTGTTGAGATCAGCTAGTAAAAAATGGAAAGACTTCAAGGTTGTTTTAAAGAGGAAATACTACAAAGCTGATTTGTCACGGGCACGGAATATTCTTAATGGTTGTGATAACAGAATTCCAATTGGACAGTGGGAGTGGCTAGTAAAACACTGGAGAACAGAGAAAGCTAAG GAAAAATCTGAGAGAAACAAAGCCACTCGGGCATCGCAACTCGAGGGATGCAACGGGACCCACACCGCTGGGTCACGAAGTTTTGCAGTTGTCCTTGATCAAATG AATTCCAGAGCTGAAGAAGATGTTGACTTAAGGAGCCATGAGGGAAGTGGTGAGGAAACTGAATCAGAAGATGGAGAAGATGGCGCTGAACATGGTGATGAAACTGAATCGGAAGATGAAGAAGGTGAGTCTGGACAAGAAGATgaacatgaagaagaagaggaagttCGACAAGAACAGGAGCAAACACATG AAGTTGTAGAGAAGACTAGAAGAGGACCTACTCACATGAGGCGCTTCTGGAAAGAACATGATGTTGATAACAAGATCAATTTGAAGTTCAACAGATTTGGTCAGCCATGTGGTTTGAAGACTTGCAAGCTGACAAATTTTATTGGAACCCTAGTGAAAGGAAAAGAAATGTCCTTAGCTGCTCAAAACTGGAGCAAAGTACCAAAGTTAGAGAAAGAAAAGTTGTGGGGTTCTGTCCAG GCTTTTTTCAACATTGATGAGTCATACAAAAGATGGGTGTTGAGATCAGCTAGTAAAAAATGGAAAGACTTCAAGGTTGTTTTAAAGAGGAAATACTACAAAGCTGATTTGTCACGGGCACGGAATATTCTTAATGGTTGTGATAATCGAATTCCAATTGGACAGTGGGAGTGGCTAGTAAAACACTGGAGAACAGAGAAAGCTAAG GAGATGGTAGAGGGTAGGGAAATTGGGCGTGCCGAGCTTTACGTGGTTACGCATACAAAAAACAATGGATATCCAGTCAACCAACAAAGCGGAGTAAAAATG GatgaaattaaaaaaaggatTCGGGAAGATCCTTCTTTGATTGGTGAGGAGGCCCGTAATGGTGATCTTTATTCATCAATTTTCCCAAAAGGAAAGAAAGGAAGGCCAAGTGGCCTTGGTCTATTAGTAGATGGAGTCGCTTCGGAGCGCCTTGCTCAAGTTGAAGCTGAACTACATTCCCAGCATGGTCGCAGAGTTAATGGAGAATCCATCCCAAGAGATCGCACGTACGTAGTGGATGATCAGAACCCAAGGGCCAAGGCGACCCATGCAGGATGCTGCTAG
- the LOC125531572 gene encoding heavy metal-associated isoprenylated plant protein 41-like, whose protein sequence is MPMVKLVTIPVEAREDEKAVKWLGHYSSAQSILVVGDGDLSFSLALATAFGSGEKLVATSFDSYVHLISMYSKAESNVAELKRLGATVLHGVSVKKMKKRTDLMSRRFDRIVFNFPHAGFIGKENQVHMINAHRLLVQRFFRNASKMLRPLGEIHVSHKTGQPYDRWEIEGLALEFSLLKSEMVAFRKEDYPGYNQKRGDGDRCDEEFPLRNGCTFKFQRWPR, encoded by the exons ATGCCGATGGTGAAGCTGGTGACGATCCCCGTGGAGGCGAGGGAGGATGAGAAGGCGGTCAAGTGGCTGGGGCACTACTCGTCGGCGCAGAGCATCCTGGTCGTCGGCGACGGCGACCTCTCCTTCTCGCTGGCGCTCGCCACCGCCTTTGGCTCCGGGGAGAAACTCGTCGCCACGTCCTTCGACTCCTACG TTCATCTGATCAGCATGTACAGCAAAGCGGAATCAAACGTAGCGGAGCTGAAGAGACTGGGCGCCACGGTGCTACATGGTGTCAGtgtgaagaagatgaagaaacgCACCGATCTCATGTCTAGACGGTTCGACCGAATAGTCTTCAATTTTCCTCACGCCGGGTTCATAGGGAAGGAGAATCAGGTGCATATGATCAA CGCCCATCGGCTGCTGGTGCAAAGGTTCTTCCGCAACGCGAGCAAGATGCTCCGTCCCCTCGGCGAGATACACGTCAGCCACAAGACGGGGCAGCCATACGACAGATGGGAAATCGAGGGTCTCGCCCTTGAGTTTTCGCTTCTGAAGTCTGAGATGGTCGCCTTCCGTAAAGAGGATTACCCCGGGTATAACCAGAAGAGAGGCGACGGTGACAGGTGCGACGAGGAATTCCCTCTACGCAACGGCTGCACTTTCAAGTTCCAGCGCTGGCCTCGCTAA